From Daucus carota subsp. sativus chromosome 6, DH1 v3.0, whole genome shotgun sequence:
CCACGCTCTCCAGCTGTTGACGAGGACCCAAATCCTTTCATGGTCCAATGGTGCATTCTGAATAAAGACACCATTGTTGGGGACTCTCGGGCCGCAGCCGAGTGGTCCAAGAATGTGATTACCCCGAGGGACAAGGCCCACGTGGTCGAGTCCTCGGACGACTTGCAAACTGAGCTACTCAGAGCTCAAGACATCGCGTCGGTAAAAATCTTAACTTTTCTCTTACTTAACGTTttttttggcttctttttcttgactttttctttatttctttcTTAACTTTGTTTTGCAGGTGAATACTTATCTCCAAGCCGCTCTTCATAACCTGAAGACGGTTAGGACTGAGAAGACGGTCGCCGAACGCGACCGTGACAGATACTTCGAGTCCTCGACCGCCAACTTTGAGAGATTCAGGGCTGTGGAGAAGGAGTTGGCCGAGGAGAAGGAGAGGGTTCGGACCCTGAAGACGGAGCTGGCCCGAACTCGCGCGGAGGTGATTGCGGAGTACAAAAACTCCCAAGAGTTCGAGGATCTCTTAGCGGCGGAGTACGACGCCAGTTTCCCAGAGACATTCAAGATGTGCTGGGAGTCGATTATCGAGGAGTTAGGCTCGAAGATTGAGGGGGTCTCTCTAGAGAATTTCCCTGTTCCTCCGATCCCGGGGAAGACAACTTCCTCCACAGTCGATCTCGAGGAGATGGGGTTCGGGGACTCTCACCCCATCGACTCTCAGGACATGGTCAACTCCATTATGGCCGAGGACGCGGCGGAGGAGGCTGAGAAAGAGGAAGAGGTCCTGGAGAAGGTGGTGGAGTCCAAGGAGGGGGAAGGCGTCTTTGATGACGGTCTAGACAATTCGATGCCGTACGTGGCTTATATTCTGTAATATATTTATCCAGACTTTTGTTTCAACTCTTCGAGGTGTAACTTTTAACTTATTTAATTAAGTTATCTTTTATTTCTGTCACATATCTTGCCTTTAATTTAGCTTTGAGCTTACTTTCACTTAGTGTTTTTCAGCTTCAAGCCTGTATTTTGTTCGTCCTTTACTTAGGATTTCATATACTGACTTTAAAAGGAACATAAAGCAAAATCAACTTAGTACTCGAGTTAGAAGAATAATCATCGGGACTTTCATTAATATcatagtaaaagagataaactATCTTCGAAAATTAACTAAATGGCAGTCGTCAACATGACCTTCATTCTGTGATAACTACTAACTTCTACTATCATTGAATagatatcaaatataatatatctttaagttggtCGCATGCCAACTCCTGGGAACTTCAACTCCTTCCAGGGTCTGGAGTTTAAAAGAGCCATGACCTGTAACACTCTTGACTTGGTAAGGTCTTTCCCAATTTGGGGACATCTTTCCCTTAGGACCAACACCGGAAGCCTCAATCTTTCTAAGTACCAGGTCTCCTTCTCGAAAGAACCGTTCATTAACCCGAAGGTTATAATATTAAGAAGCTCATATTGCATTTCGAGATGCATTAATTGAGCATTTGTGGGAACAATGTATTAATTCGGAGTAGTATTGAATctttgtaaaatttattttagttaattaaataaaatgttaaattttctattattttctttgtttaaatgtaatgtttttctaatttaatgaatttattgagtttaatatttatatgaaatcttatattattgttaaaagattagaataataatataaaaattgttagaagaataaaatattgatatatgaatttggaccaaAATTTAGGCCAAACTGTTAGAATGAAAAGATGGTTTGATCTAAATTTAGATAAAGATTTAGGCCAAAAACTGGTTTCACTGTTGGAGATGGCCTAAATATaccccctccgtcccatttaattctatacactttccttttttggatgtcccactcaattctatacattttaaaactttcccaaaatagtcaaagttttataatataaaaaccccacccacccactactttcaactAACTTTCCAAATccatcaattatatattgatgggtcccactactttacccacttttctttctctttctttcaactttacattactttatacattttttttagtcTCCGTGCCCAATCCATACGTATACAATtccgagggacggagggagtagtaatcgACCGTTTAAACTCGACTGACACTGCAGAAAATAAAGTGACtgctatatataaaaaaaccacGTTACAATGTTTATTTTGAAGGCATAACAAGAAATAATCCTAGCATGATTGAATAAAAATGCAGCAGGAGCTCAAACACAGAGACACTTGCTTCCGGTAAAAGAATAGTCAGGGCAACCAAAAGTAATCATCTACCAAGTACACGAAGATCAAAGATAATGGATATAGCAAGATGGCGACGAACATCATCCAAACTGGGAATCTGGATTTGAATGATGCAATAAGGCCCATTGTAGAGCAGACGATAACAACAATCATCACTTCAGCAGAAAAATGCCAGATCAGACCACGGAAGTAAACTACAGACAGAAGAACAGAAAATCCCAGAACATTGTTCATGAACACAGCATCATAAATCTGCAAAGTAAATTTAGGTTACCAATCAAATAATGTTCGAGAAAAGGTAAAAACAGCATAATGTGGCAGTGCTAATAGCGTGACAATAATATCAGTTACTAATAGAAATACTGTTGAATAAGATTGAGAATTCAACGAACCTCAGAAAATGTCAAGAGGGTATTTTTTGGTATCTTTTCCCTGACAGCTCCGAGTGCTGAAATGGCTGTTCGAGCACTGGTAGCCACAGGAACTAAAACAAAAGCAACATAAAATGACGGTATATTTGCAGCAGATGCAAAGTTCTGAACAGTGTGTATAAGAGGCTCTGCTAAAACTGCTAACATGAGTATTCCAATAAATAGTAGCCATATAGCTTTCAACCAAGCCCCTGCAGAGCTGTTAACCTGCACATTATAAAACCATaagcaaatttcaaatttaaagaatatttaaaatctaaattcatGTTTTTCATACTTTGTTTTGGTTGTTGTTGGCCGCAAGTAACTTGATCCAGTCGTTATTCTCATCGGATCCTCCATCTTTCATATTTTGAACCTCTTCAAGGAGTTCCTTTTTCACATTGTTCCGTTTTTCTTGCTCCACTAGAGGAGTAACAACCTGGAAACATATAGGATGAGCTTCACACGCATATAATCTTAGAGAGATGATATATCTAAACAGAAATTCAAACGCGGAGATGATACCTCAATAAAATGCTTGAGTTGAGGTCCAGGGACCGGAGAATGCCTTTTGGATTCAGCCACTGCACAGACCGTGTTAAGCCAATCTTTAAATGTATCCATGAACTCTTGGAAGCTGATTTTTTTATCTCCATCGTGATCGAACTCCTTTATAAAACTCTCAATAATCTTAGCCCTGCCCAAAACTTTTGTTTTACTAGTCAGTCTGATTCTGTGGAAGAGTTCCATGATCTCAGTGACAGACAACTCTCCGTCACCATCAGTATCCAAATTTTTGAACAACCTGCAATGTAATGTTACACTTCAGATAACAAACATATGAAAATATACCACATAAGCAACACAAAGCTAGGAAATAGTTCAACTTTGCAATTGCAGCTTCATCAGGCCTGCCATGCTTATCCACGAGTTCGGGTATAAGCTCTTGAACATGTTGTATCACGGCTAGGACATGCGTCTGATGTACAGCTTTCAAATAATCTAACCTTCTATCTTGTATTGAACGGTGAGAAAACTACAAGAGAAATAAGAATTTATAGATTATTTAAGAGAACTTACAAATTAGGCTTGGTAACTCGTAATCTTTAGAGAATGTACATACCTGATAGATGAAGTATGCAACTAAGGTCACAACCAGAGCAAAGAGTGTAACTAGGATATCGATATTATATTCCCTCGAATTATATGGTACATCAAAAATCTTTGGTAGTACTAATATTATCAATGGTAATAGTGATGCAAGCATAACTTTTGCAGTGAAACTAGTCTCTTCGTCTGACCCTACGCCATAACCTGTAAAAGAGACAGGAAAAATAGTTCAAATGCAAAACACCGGAAATTAGCGTATACTAAGCCAAAAA
This genomic window contains:
- the LOC108225649 gene encoding sodium/calcium exchanger NCL2, producing MAKFIATTVISAVLLLIFFNAEVSGRFLNFKAADQVVSDGQVTRNAAEEAIESSVLRLKGMDHSAEAQCEHMYGFLPCAESLLGHLFLIAVYEFILFHGESYLLSGGSRIFEILGTGFFGASGFPVIAQLPESLILLVTGLFSSDEGAQENVLTGVGMVAGSTILNLTLLWAACLLFGRQVFVQEADANSGNESSAETEKKRTPTIWTGYGVGSDEETSFTAKVMLASLLPLIILVLPKIFDVPYNSREYNIDILVTLFALVVTLVAYFIYQFSHRSIQDRRLDYLKAVHQTHVLAVIQHVQELIPELVDKHGRPDEAAIAKLFKNLDTDGDGELSVTEIMELFHRIRLTSKTKVLGRAKIIESFIKEFDHDGDKKISFQEFMDTFKDWLNTVCAVAESKRHSPVPGPQLKHFIEVVTPLVEQEKRNNVKKELLEEVQNMKDGGSDENNDWIKLLAANNNQNKVNSSAGAWLKAIWLLFIGILMLAVLAEPLIHTVQNFASAANIPSFYVAFVLVPVATSARTAISALGAVREKIPKNTLLTFSEIYDAVFMNNVLGFSVLLSVVYFRGLIWHFSAEVMIVVIVCSTMGLIASFKSRFPVWMMFVAILLYPLSLIFVYLVDDYFWLP